The following coding sequences lie in one Glycine max cultivar Williams 82 chromosome 19, Glycine_max_v4.0, whole genome shotgun sequence genomic window:
- the LOC100777584 gene encoding pentatricopeptide repeat-containing protein At1g09900 produces the protein MVPVLSGFSHRRVFLGMKAFGFLLDLGLDKASSMECVRKVMAVFNKVGGMYQSCGVQLLIEMFGLSGSFEIAEFVIRTAGRKVKHYHVLMRILCKSGDCKRVSDLVKEMKRSGCDMDVSTYNLLLSCLCKNGKIDEAWQLLEAMEKNYGLTNAHSFDILINFLCKRRQFDSVLKLLDKMFLKGIEPSILTHAAIIKSYFESGKYEEAHEYVIGSANRLSYSSNANYGLLATLQLKNGNVLLACKVLSEMMDKGLKPNFSVYKKIRKHLEKKDEKDLSLELLRRYSSLVEK, from the coding sequence AGCCATAGAAGAGTTTTTTTGGGAATGAAGGCCTTTGGGTTTTTGCTTGATTTAGGTTTGGACAAGGCTTCTAGTATGGAGTGTGTGAGGAAAGTTATGGCTGTGTTCAATAAGGTTGGTGGGATGTATCAAAGTTGTGGTGTTCAGTTGTTGATAGAGATGTTTGGTCTTTCGGGTTCTTTTGAGATAGCCGAGTTTGTGATAAGAACGGCTGGGAGGAAGGTGAAGCATTATCATGTCTTAATGAGGATATTGTGCAAAAGTGGTGATTGTAAAAGAGTTAGTGATTTGGTTAAGGAGATGAAGAGAAGTGGTTGTGATATGGATGTAAGTACTTATAATTTGTTACTCAGTTGTCTATGCAAGAATGGTAAAATTGATGAAGCATGGCAATTGCTTGAAGCTATGGAGAAAAACTATGGTTTAACCAATGCACATAGCTTTGATATTCTCATTAACTTTTTGTGTAAGCGCCGCCAGTTTGATTCGGTTTTGAAGCTTCTtgataaaatgtttttgaagGGTATTGAACCTAGTATTTTAACTCATGCGGCGATAATAAAGTCTTATTTTGAATCAGGAAAGTATGAGGAAGCACATGAGTATGTGATTGGTTCTGCTAATAGGCTAAGCTATTCCAGCAATGCAAACTACGGCTTGCTTGCTACCCTTCAGTTGAAGAATGGAAATGTGCTGCTTGCCTGTAAGGTTCTTTCTGAGATGATGGACAAGGGTCTGAAACCTAATTTTTCAGTGTACAAAAAGATTAGGAAACATCTGGAGAAGAAGGATGAGAAAGATTTGTCTTTGGAATTATTAAGAAGATACTCGAGTTTggttgaaaaataa
- the AOC3 gene encoding membrane primary amine oxidase, producing the protein MASSSSTVALRTISSFSLKPATTTRSLLNTSTSSTITLLPFTSANSFLSKTLKLNTSSPHSHLSLPLNKSFTCRSQAEPSSDSAKVQELSVYEINERDRGSPAYLRLSQKTVNSLGDLVPFSNKLYSGCLQKRVGITAGICVLIQNKSEKKGDMYEAIYSFYFGDYGHISVQGSYLTYEDTYLAVTGGSGIFEGAYGQVKLHQIVFPFKLFYTFYLKGIKDLPQELLSKPVEPSPSVEPSPSAKACEPHAVIAGFTD; encoded by the exons ATGGCATCATCCTCATCAACCGTTGCTTTGAGAACCATCTCCTCTTTCTCTCTGAAACCTGCCACCACAACAAGATCATTACTCAACACTAGTACTTCATCCACCATAACCCTCTTACCCTTTACATCAGCAAACTCATTTCTCTCCAAAACCCTCAAACTCAACACCTCTTCCCCACACTCTCACCTTTCACTACCCCTCAACAAGTCTTTCACTTGTAGAAGCCAGGCTGAACCATCTTCTGACTCAG CCAAAGTCCAAGAACTGAGTGTGTATGAGATCAATGAGAGAGATCGTGGAAGCCCTGCTTATCTTAGATTGAGCCAGAAAACTGTCAATTCCCTTGGTGACCTAGTCCCCTTCAGCAACAAG TTGTACTCTGGATGTTTGCAAAAGAGGGTAGGGATAACAGCTGGAATTTGTGTGTTGATCCAAAACAAATCAGAGAAGAAGGGAGATATGTATGAGGCAATCTACAGCTTCTACTTTGGGGACTATGGTCACATTTCAGTGCAGGGTTCATACCTGACCTATGAAGACACTTATCTTGCTGTGACTGGTGGATCTGGCATCTTTGAAGGGGCTTATGGTCAAGTCAAGCTGCATCAAATTGTGTTCCCCTTTAAATTATTCTACACATTTTATCTTAAGGGCATCAAGGACTTGCCTCAGGAGCTTCTTTCCAAGCCTGTTGAGCCCAGCCCATCTGTTGAGCCTAGCCCATCTGCCAAGGCCTGTGAGCCACATGCTGTTATTGCTGGCTTCACTGACTAA
- the LOC100778661 gene encoding putative exosome complex component rrp40, giving the protein MNAEWFGGLKIGDGPLGIVVDSRSHDQLWHFLPVLAFEGGTRRNIPRFEIGTLIYVQVVKANPGMNPELSCTDASGIAAEFGGLKDGYMFPCTMGLSRMLLNSPTCPVLDGLGQVWVNATSPHTTILVANEIMNSETLSGTQQRIMGEKLLQRIQ; this is encoded by the exons ATGAATGCCGAGTGGTTTGGTGGTTTG AAAATTGGAGATGGACCTCTTGGAATTGTTGTAGACTCCAGATCACAT GACCAGCTTTGGCATTTTTTACCGGTGCTTGCATTTGAAGGAGGAACTAGAAGAAATATACCTAGGTTTGAG ATAGGTACTTTGATTTACGTGCAGGTGGTAAAAGCAAACCCTGGAATGAATCCAGAGCTGTCATGCACTGATG ccAGTGGAATAGCAGCAGAATTTGGTGGCCTAAAAGATGGCTATATGTTCCCATGTACAATGGGTCTCTCAAggat GCTTCTCAACTCTCCCACATGTCCAGTACTTGATGGTTTAGGACAAGTTTGG GTCAATGCAACATCTCCACACACAACTATTCTTGTAGCTAATGAAATTATGAACTCAGAGACATTGAGTGGTACTCAGCAGAGAATAATGGGTGAAAAGCTGCTGCAGAGGATCCAGTGA